The Pygocentrus nattereri isolate fPygNat1 chromosome 12, fPygNat1.pri, whole genome shotgun sequence genome includes the window ACTAATTTTGCAGTGAAGCTACAAGGCCAATATAGGTTTTGGGTGACCCAAACTAAAGGGGAattcataattcagttgttaGGATATAAaggaagtcattcagagtgatttgatgtgaaatgggccCAACTCATTTGTGGAGAAATTTACCAACACAGCCTTTCTTTAAAgtagtggtgaaaggaaccagacgtcctaaTGTCTACACTGCAAATATGTAGTAAATACTCtgcccaaaaccaccagtgaacctacatgcgtcttctgagttttatatgtaattttggtgatggtaaaatagtcaaatCTGAAATAAGAAATGTTCCATTTTGTCTTAGAACACCTTTACAGTGGAAATATGTtggttaaaatacattttagatcaAAACTTGATGACAGAACTACCGTAAAATCAaggtctcagacatcagacaacatattcacaaccatttcatgtaataaggTTCAGTGAAGGGGCTTTTAgtggtggacgtctggttctggctctaagtttctctagaatagtgAATTTAACCacgcagaaaaaaataaaagataaaaaaatctgtggagttcccctttaatgtttAGGCATATTAGCTGCTACATTgctccagcgcaaaactaaagaaacaaacccCAGACCGTGTCTCGGCTGATGGACCACAGCTGAATTAGTCTGAATCTCTAAGCCTAATGCTGTGGTCATTTGATTTGACCCGGAATCACGTGTTGAAGACCACCAAGATGTCTGGGAATGTTCTGGAAATAAGCCAAATCACTGAAAATCGTTGTTATGCTCTTATTTTGAAGTGATTGGTGGGCTTTTTTGAAAGTGGCGCTGGAATGGCGGTCATACAAACCCAAATCCAAACCAAAGCAGGACCCGGCGCTCCTGCGCGCTGTAGTAGCGCCTTCTCGACACACAACAGAGCTCAACAGTTAAGAGGCTCCTTATtcgaattttctgttccaccttaatcGGTGCAGGACGTCCGTTCCTGTCTCTGTACAGACGCTAGTGCGTCTActttttaaggtggactggaaaATTCGAGTAATGTCAGTTTCAGCCTTGTCAAAAAAGTTAGCCAACATCTTAAAGACGTCTTATCTGTGGACGTAACTGTTACCTGCGGTATCCCAGATAGAGATGTTGTAGGGACCCCACTGCTTCAGGAAGAAAGCCCCTCCAACTGTGCTCAGAGTGTCTTTAAAGCTCCGCTCGGTGTACCTGTGCAGCAGGGACGTCTTCCCCACGTTCATGTCGCCCAGGATGACCATCTTAATGTCGGGTTTTCTCATTTTCCTCGCTGCAGGCATCGTACACGTGTGAATGGAGCTGGTTACAGTCTCGGTCTGGAGGCTGACTCCCTCGGTAATCCCTTCCTTCTCTAAAAGCCAAGCGGTGGGAGTTTAGAGATGAGAATTCCCGCTTTGGTGGCTTAACTTCACCACTTTGCTTATATATCAGGCGGTCTCCGCTTTTGGCACGtcttgcagaaaaacagcaaagctGAGAGCCTCATAAGAGCTGCTCACGGGCTGCACTGAGACAGACGCGCGGTTTGTCCCGGACTCGGTGGGAAGTTGGTGATTTTGAAGAAATGACACAGGGGAAACTCACGAGGCGGAACGCACGCGCgctgaaaaaaaattcaaaaaataATTACGCAATCTGGCATGTGTCCCTGACGTCACACCGCGAATTCCTCACTCATGACACAGCACGTTATTTAAACAaagggaaggggggggggtcgCTGGGGGTCTACAGCACGTCCTTTATTCAGGATATCAGTTGGAAATGGACGTGGCTTTTGCCTCGTATGTCCAATAAGATCAAATAAGTTCACTTTAAAGttcattttacataaaatatacactataATTCTGTTATTTCCAAATTTGTTGACATTAACAGGTCTTGCGCCTTCTGTGGATCTGCTGATGAAACTTTGACTCACCTGTTCTTTCAGTGTGAGAGAACGAATTTATAACCCCGTCAAAATGACTCATTCCTTTAATCTCAAAGATATGATTTGTTTCTACAATAACTTTACTAACAAGCCTCTTATGCTAAATTCTTAATTCATAAAGAGAAGTTTTCAGGATCCAACCCTGTCCCTCTTTTTACTGGAATTTAAATCACTACGCCAGTGTTTACATCTTGTAGAAAGAAAAGTAATGGATTCTTGAATTTCTACGACCAGCTTTATGGAGAGGCACTTCATTAACTGGCTTtcctcttgtgtgtgtgtgtgtgtgtgtgtgtgtgtgtgtgtgtgtgtgtgtgtgtgtgtgtgtgtgtgtgtacctcttGTACTCTTCACATATTCTTATATCTGATAAAGTCTGATTTTGTTTGTATACTTCATATGTTctttagaaaaaaacatttctttctaGGCGATGAAAATCCAAGCGGTGGTGAACGAGTGTAATTTAACGGCAAAACagataaacattattttaaatacacTCAAACAAATCCCATCAACCAATGTGTGACCCCAGAGGAAAGAAATATCTAAATGAGGTCAAGTTTGAGCAGATCAAGGGAAGTCATAGTAAATAAGGGAGGAATCTGATCCTAGATTCAAGacgttttctcctgtttctgatATTTGGCTCCTGAGAAATGACCCTCAGATTTTAtcactttgatcaaaatgtCCTCACACACGGTTTAACTCGTTTTtgaagatggctcccttcagtctgcgaggagatgCAACCCCTGAGCAAAAAGCGTTTTGCGTTCTCCatttcaataagagtgaatctgtcataactgtgcaacatGATTTTCATGCAGCCCAGATCACCCACTGTTAGCTAAACAACACTGGACGATCTCCGGAATCGCATTGAAAGAGTGCAGTGACACCCAACATGCTCAATTGAGGATTGAATGAAACGGACTATGGCGTTGACGTTGTccaaacagctggaggaggttcatattgagcacttgtaaaattacataatagattttatgctcacttaaaccatttacaattcactgcattgttctgtaatgatttacaagtgaaataaatcattttgaaattggattaatctttttgaaggtacactatattgccaaaagtattcacataCATTCTCATGTATGCATAGTGTATGTGCGTTCTGAATCCACAAGTGACCACTCATCTGCAAAAAGAACAGCTACAACAAACTGGCTATGTAAATtcatgaagttataaggagtgtttagGCCTGGGGCTGCATTCTGTTAATCTAGGATCAGATTCCTCCCTTATTTACTATGACTTCACTGACAGGAACGGATCCTAGATTAACACTCCTACTCTGAAAAGTTTCATGATTGGCCCAGGACTGCTTTTTCCCTGCAGCATAATACAGggtaaccaatcagaacagagctcatttacatatacgttttaaaagcacagaaacaaaacCAACCCGTTTCATTCTAAGGCATGAGTGGTGGTAGGAATGTGATTATGTGAATTTTGttcaaaactattttaaattaCAAAGCTGACCTAAAGGAAAAaagatgtgggccctttaatgttGAGACAATGACTTGATCATGAGTTAGTCATTCAGACCACAAAACAACAGACTAAGAGTTTTTTCTGATACTGAGGCTTTGTGATGATAatgccttttgtttttgtgggctgtgtgtgtgaaatatatttatagaACATAACAGCAAGTGCGGCTATTAGAGATGAGGCATTGATCATTCTGAGTTACagaaatattttacattcaCTTTTGGCAAATTACAGCGATCATCATCACAGACGACAATTGAAGAGTCTCTCAGAGGTTGAGTGCACTGAGATCGCAAAGTGCTTTATCAGTCTGCCAATGCAAAGTTGGCACTCAGACTACAGATAAATACAACTGAACAAAAACTGATCATCTATGGTCTTGATTAGTTACAATGCCATGAACTGCAGTCCCATTGTGGTCCATATTAGGCTGAAGTGGATTCTAACTTTTCTTGTCTTTAATCTCCTTCTGTTGCTGTGTGATCTCCCATGTGGAGGTGGTTCCCCTGTCCTGAAAGCAAAACGCAAATAATGCAAGATAGGTGctggaataaaatgaaaatttcttACATAATGATCAAACATGATGAATAAAGagaacatcatttaaaaaaaggtatATGCACAGGACACGGGAAAGTAATAAAGAATAAGACAGCAAAGCTCAGAATTTGTCTGTGTATTCAAAAATACCAGAACTTTTCTGAACAGCAGAGGCCTTCAAGTGAGCCCTTTGAACCTTAAGCCACAAGGATAAACAGGCGTTTGATGAGCACCAAAGGAGGTGCTGGGTACCAGAGATGCAGCTTGCCCTTTTTAATGATTTAGATACGAGACAACTAGACCTTTTTAATGATTTAGATACGAGACAACTAGACCTTTTTAATGAGTCGAAGTTAATTGGAtccaaaaaagtaataaatctTTGCTTTAATGATGAGCAAACAGGCTATGACacaacaaaagagagagagaaaactgaaTGCACTTTGCCTGTAATAAAAACCAAAGCTTTTTTTCTCCAACTGAACCCATAGTCTGAAGTCTTCCTTGAAAACCTGAGATAGAATACTCGCTAGACGTAGGTGATACTATGTAAGACTTATAGATAAAGTAATTTGTTTAACCAATAGTCTGGCGTGGGTGATTAGTGTGGCATGGCACGGGCTTCTGTCTATCATCTTTAAAGTAATATATATTAGTGcttttcagcctaatctctatctgcagaatctaaaataaaatattttctaaaaaatCCTCCCTCTGGACAGGTAGTCCCATCTCAAAGAACAACTTTTACAAATTTAACTGAAGATCTCATGAAAATGTGTTACAAAAATAGATATTTCACATAAACCTTCTGACTATATTCCGCAAATGACCGTTGGTTTTGTGTGAATGGATTTTGTGTACTTTTCCTAAGGACAGGGAAACACTTGGAAATgacaattattaataataactgatAATTGAGAATTGAGAATCATATGTCACAGATGCAGGACATAAATAATTATGatgaaaaacactggaatgtTACTTTATAATTACAGAGTACATCAGAGAATTCAAGAGAAACTCTTACTACAAAGAAAAGTAAATCAAGTGTTGGTTTGCAGATCATAGAACATACAGTGCAAGGGTCTCTTTTAGGAGAAAATGCCTGGTAGAGGACATAAGGGCACAAAACATGTATATGTGATTTAAAACTAGAATAGCCCTGAAAAGCCTCGAATTCCAGAACATTTAGTGCAGGGGTAGCAAACTCCAGTGCTTGAGGGCCAGCAGCCTAAATAGTGTCCCATTAAAAATGGTTCAACATAATTTTCACCACCTATATAACACCCTTTCTTACAATCATATTCTTTCACATATAAAACTTTGAAAAGGCACATAACACTTCACTTGATCTTAAAAACTGAGAACTAGGGATGTAAACTGTGGCATAGTTGGTATTTGTAGGCTTAAATCTGTTGTCATTTACTCACAAACAAGGAAATCTTACCTTAATCTGTACTCCTAAGGGCACTAGATCCTTCCGTAGGGCATCACAGGCCTTCAATAAGGGTACTCTGTCTGGATGAGGCTTCTTTCTTGGGGGCTGGACACTGTTCTGAAGGTCTTGTGTGGCTTGGCCCTCCACAGAAAGGGCAAAGTTTCGAACCTCGCTGCGGAAACGCACCAGCTGCTCCACCACGTTGTGAAGAACACCAGATAAGTCATCGTGGAACTCCTGCAAGAGAGGATAATACGCCATGCAAAGTAAAGACTAAAGCAATGAATAGTTTGGCtagaaaaatgtacaaacatcaatcagccatgacatgtttggtgtcttaaATTTGCTTCTCAAGATTCACACTGGAACTATGATGCTAATGCAACTAACaagcaattaaaataaataatttatcatCATGCAAATTGCATGCTAAAACCATCATAGAGCCTGTTTACAGTTTGCATCCGAATCGTATCTGAATAAAGTTTGGTCGGATTCCATATAACTAATATACATCCCCAGTGTAACTAGATGAGTTTGGAGCGCATGAAAGAACTTGTTTCAGTCGTAAGTTCTGcctttcatatttttgttttgttgtttctcACTTGCTAGTCAGCACTCAGCAAACACATTTCCGCTCACATAATGGTACATGGACaatgaaaatgcattctgtttacaCTTGTGTTAAAAGCAGTAAACCTTTCTCTTATTTTGCCTGCATTTCTCTACCATGAAACTGGGTTTTGAAAAATGCACTTGAGGcaaaaacatctcaaaactACTGTGAATGTGTCGACACCAGACAACATATTCTCAACCATATCATAATAGCTTCCTGTGAGATGGTCCTAGATGGCTTTAAACTTTACACACATCTGGCTCTCAATTCTAACCcactaaaacagagcatttcacattaaaccactctgactaAATTTGCTTACACCTTGATGGTTGAACTATGCAAACACTGCTAAATGCGTAATAGACAAAATCAATCAACATGAGCACAACCCCCTGCTGTGTCTACATACTGTCCACTGCTGTAggcagtaaataaaaacaccagTGACCACTGACCTTTCTGTCCAAGAGATCAACTCCAAGGACGTCCATGATATCTCTAATGTAAGTCAGCATCGCTCCAAAAACTGCTGGACTCCTAGAGGTCCCGTTAGACTTAACACATAAGAAAGAAGACACATTCAATTAAATACTGTTCACCACTCCTGAAAAATTATTattctgggaaaaaaaagatcatgTTTTGGCCTGGAAAATTGGGttttctcatttaaaatgatagcAAGGTTGCACTACAGAATACTATACAACACGACAAATAACATGTTAAATGCTAGTTCTAGTCCAGAATGCCTAACTTTGTGTGATGTGATTTGATGAAAATCAAACTGCTacacaatttttaaattaaatttaaggCTTTTTAATACCTTTTTGAGGCCTCAGCATAACAAAATTAATCCTTAAACAGACTTTTCAGTAGGTTTGATCAGGTCTTCTGTCCtgcagtccttcatcagcgatCAGTTTAGACCACAGATCCACTGTCAAGCagggtactttttttttttgcttttatttacctCCTGATCTGATATTAGTCATTTAATATGAAGTATTTGCCGAGACCGATCCACTATCTGCCCTTTCATGGATAATGTGGCTACACAATTTAGGGAAGATTTAGGTAAGATTACGCTCTGGCCAAATAATCCTACAGTAAAACCTTTTTATTTAGTGTGAGCATAATTATGAACTGGTAATtgtgtatttttcaaaattaacaTCTTATAATGTGTTTAATGGCTTATGATCATATCAGAGTGATTGATCTGATGATTTGGAGGCCTGTTCTGCAGAGAAATCACTGCAGTTTTGATATATGCACAGTATTACAGATTAGAAACAAATTTTTAATTTGAACTCTTTATGTGAAACAACCATCTTATAAGGTGGTGAAAATGCTAAAAGTTCATATGTTTTAATGCGAGCACAGCAGCTGCTCCCTCCCTACCTTGGAAAGAGCTTACATTACTGCTAATGTCAGTTTTAATTAGAGTGCACCCAGTGCATGTTTTGTCAGCATGTTACACGTGACATGCAGCAGAAAACAAGTTTGTTGTTGCAGACACGTTTAGACAGCTAGGGGGATGGTTTAAACATGGTTTTAACATTTGGAAATACTGAAGTTACAGATATCACAAATTTTATGCTTCCTCTTTAAAAGAGGAATTTATGTCCATTAATGCCGTCTCAATGACAGAGGAGTAAAGGGAGTGCAAAGGAACTGGATTGGGTTATTTTATCCCTTATAATATGCCTGAACATCCCTCAATTTAATAACTCTCATAGCAAAAATAATTTCCAGACATTTTATGACCTTAAATGTTCAGTATCTATTCTAAAACTTTAGAAGACTGGATATGAAGTATCCAGTTCTGGCTTTTTCACAACTCCTTTTTTAGTTCTCTTTTTGAAAAAATTAAAAGGTTTAGACTAGGCTGAAGTAAGTTTGTATGAACCATTTGTAATGCATTGCAGGATGTCAGCAGGACAGGTACATATAGGCCATATATGAGCTTACCTTGGTAACAGGCTGAAGCTGACAGTTGCCATGGTAAATGAGACTCATGATTGCATCCATCGCTTTTGGTGTGTCAAAATCATCTGCTAGTGCACTCAGGACACTGGCCTGCGCAGCTGATAACCTTAACAGAACACATCAGGACGACGTGACCAAATCCAGCAATGGAACCTATTCACCCTTTGTGTGTACTGCGCGCAGCAGGCTATAGTGTTTATCTGCAGTTACATTTTCAGTTTCCTACCTCTCCCATAAAAAGCTCTCCTGTATGGTTTGGCACAGTAACTGCCCCTGCATGTAGCCCTGGGCATTGTGGATAAAGGCAGAGATGGCGGACAGTGTGGAACGAGCCTCGTTCATACTGGCATCGCTGTAGTCGATTGCTGGGGAGACAAAAGCAATGAGTCGCGGAGCGTTCTTAGAAAAAAACTGACGTTGACCGTTTCTTTTTAGCTCTAATTAAGAAATTCTTTTCAGGAGCTCAGAAGAGGTGTACACTGCCCCAGCTCAACTGGTTTGATGTTATATTggatcaaagtcattcagactcaTAACTGACTTGAACTTTAGAgtaaaattaaactcatgatgaaggtaaatctaaaaaaagaacatgacAACTAATGCTAACGCATCGATGCTACTGTATAAGATTTAAAGAATGCAAAGCTTACCTGATCTGTACTTGGTTAACAGACAAAACAGTCTGAACTCATTGGCACTGTGGGACTGTAAATAATcctacaaagaaagaaagagtggtaTATGTATCAATGTATGAATTTAAATGTGAGAACTCTCTTATTATTCAGTCTGAGATGAAattaactacattaaaaacCAGTAATAGTCTTAACCTGAATACCAAACAAGAAGTATTCTACCAAAGTAGAATACCGCATTTATCAATTAATTTAGCTTGCTTAAGAAAGCTTTACCTTTATTGTGATATAATTCTTCAAAGACTTAGACATCTTTTCTGAACTGCCTTTCAAATGGAGGTGCCCTGAAAATGTATATGAAGTAAATAATTTGCATTGAACTCTTGTCTATTTTCAATCCTTACAAAAGTTCCAGAGAATTGCAGTAATAATCAAATTCATCTGTCATTCattcaattttacattttacaaagaCTGTTAAGCTGATTGACCAATAATAGCAATACAGACTGAACTAGTAAACTTACTATACACACAGCTCTATCGTGGCAAAAAGAGaacatacatttaaaagagACAATTAACAAACCactaaaataactaaaatgcTGTGCTACAATATTTGTATGATTCATGAGTTACTGCTGTTTAAAGAATCTGACAATTGAACTGATTATTATACGTgataatttacagtaaaatcaaTCAGTAAGGctgtttaactaaaactacagaaatctgttcagtttttgacagtatgAAAATTGGTGGATTTAATTCCTCAAAATTGGCATTCGTTAAAAAATTGTCAAATCTTTCAGGACCTATTTAAAGGAAatacaaacctcaattccagAAAAGTGGGACAATATGACAGGATTGATCCCTGCAGCATGTTTCTACAAGTTAAGACTGTGCTATGCACATCCAGTCAACAATGTACAGAAATGCCACCAAATTCTCTGGGCTTTGTGGTCTGAGGAGTTAATCTTTTAGAccgtttatggaaataatggacattgtgttctctAAGCCAAAGAATAAAAGCACCATCCACACTGTTAGCAatgcaaagtttaaaaaaaaaaacaggtactAGCATGGGCAACATGCACAACTATGAAGGCACCACTAAAGCTAAAAgatatgcacattttgaatgCATTATGAACTGAAAAATATGGCAACAAAAGGACTCATCTGAAGGAAAAATGGGAAATAtactgctttcaaaactggatcagtttgtgtcttcagtccccaaaagattattaaatgttgttaaaaagaaatgtgatgtaacagtggtaaacatgcttctGTCCCAAATTTTTGTCACATGCATATCATTTGGAGTGAGTGTGAGTTCTAACAATCCTAAGGTAAACCATTAAACATTGTCttgtgtactgttttcaatttactttaatacaggtcaaactgAATTTATTAACCATTTCCCATActtttccaacttttttgaaattgaGGTTTGTACTTTTTTGACAAATACTTTGACATTACAAGTTGCAGATATTCAGTGCACTTCAGAACTTTCAATCTCATTTCAGAAAGAAATGCCACTGCAGCATGAACACTGAAATCAACCTACTTGGCTCCACCGCACTGTGCAGTGGCTTTACCTGAGTGCAGAAAATAGTTTCCCCATTGGTCACACTTGTGGTAGGCCTCACACTGAGCTATTTCATTCTCATGATGAGGAAAGGCCAAGTCTAGACCTCCTGAGTGGATATCCAACTGGCTCCCAAACACAGAGCTACAGAAAAGAGAAGGGTCATTCCTTAGCAAATCAACTGATGTGGCTGGCTTAACAGATATTTCTATAAAACAGTTCAGTGCAAAGGAAGTACAGCAgaatcaaaatgtttttatatttgtcaAGTTCATGATGTGCATGGAAATGCTCTTGGTGCTTTTAtcaacatatttttttaacgTGATCAGTGAACGGCACAGCTGCAATGACTACAAGAAGTCCTTTTAACGTACTATAGGAAGCATTGTGTCAAACAGATGTGGCCGTGTGGTGCATGACGGGACTAGACATGAGAGTCACAAAAGCTGCCCCTTATGCAAATgtctatgcacattttgtctgtcttttactgtctttgtctttgcactgtttactatgcatatTTTACTACTGCACTGGAAAGTTAGCctgatagtgtttcgttatactgtaccaccctgtattgtataatgacaataaagttgaattgaatttaaatgGATCAGGCCAATGTGACCAGTCAACACAATCAGAAGTCAGAAGGAGTTTGAGTCTAAAGATCCTTGTTTATAGATGGAGCACTCAGTGTTATGAGGGCGATACCAACTGCCAACTGTCCTGTAGCATGATCAGAAGAACAAGATCAAGTAAACTAAGACAACCTCACACACTGGCCTGCAGGCAACTTCTGAGATGTGAACTTTTGAATGTCTCAGTTCATAGGAAGTACTTACCTAGCAATGGTGGAGCATTCAATGTGCCAGCCAGGTCTTCCCCTTCCCCATGGAGACATCCAGTAAGGTTCCTGTGGTTTAGAGGCCTTCCACAGGGCAAAGTCCCGGGGGTCCCTTTTCTCCTTGACCCCTGGGAAACAAatgactgatctgagaccaaATCGACTAATACTAGGTTAGCATGGGCACTGGACATCTGCCACACTGCAGTGTT containing:
- the cars2 gene encoding probable cysteine--tRNA ligase, mitochondrial — translated: MRPFLTLVRNAASLVSTRAVCSESGSKWIKPAGRDTGLKTYNSLTRQKEPLVLAKEGVATWYSCGPTVYDHAHLGHACSYVRFDILQRILTRLFGINVTHVMVITDIDDKIIQRGLEENVSPFVLARMYEEEFKRDMMALKVLPPAVYMRVTENIPQIVAFIEGIISNGHAYATGQGDVYFDTRSIGSRYGKLVNFGDAAEAPGVKEKRDPRDFALWKASKPQEPYWMSPWGRGRPGWHIECSTIASSVFGSQLDIHSGGLDLAFPHHENEIAQCEAYHKCDQWGNYFLHSGHLHLKGSSEKMSKSLKNYITIKDYLQSHSANEFRLFCLLTKYRSAIDYSDASMNEARSTLSAISAFIHNAQGYMQGQLLCQTIQESFLWERLSAAQASVLSALADDFDTPKAMDAIMSLIYHGNCQLQPVTKSNGTSRSPAVFGAMLTYIRDIMDVLGVDLLDRKEFHDDLSGVLHNVVEQLVRFRSEVRNFALSVEGQATQDLQNSVQPPRKKPHPDRVPLLKACDALRKDLVPLGVQIKDRGTTSTWEITQQQKEIKDKKS